One genomic segment of Catalinimonas alkaloidigena includes these proteins:
- a CDS encoding DUF1330 domain-containing protein, protein MIYFTQFIYLKEGQEDVFHAFEDVAIPIIRKHKGELLLRLRPTQDTVIDATIEKPYEIHLVSFFSEADFESFKLDKTRKQLLHLKEQSIRELCLIQGHKL, encoded by the coding sequence ATGATTTACTTCACCCAGTTTATCTACCTCAAAGAAGGGCAGGAAGATGTTTTCCATGCTTTTGAAGATGTCGCCATACCCATTATCCGCAAACATAAAGGGGAGCTTCTTCTCAGGCTTAGACCTACTCAGGATACTGTTATTGATGCTACTATTGAAAAGCCATACGAAATTCATTTGGTATCTTTTTTTTCTGAGGCAGACTTTGAAAGCTTCAAACTGGATAAAACGCGCAAGCAATTATTGCATTTGAAAGAACAGTCTATCAGAGAGTTGTGCTTGATTCAGGGGCATAAGCTATAA
- a CDS encoding DUF2306 domain-containing protein, giving the protein MLNPSSRDSMNARRLLWFLFAFLAIGVGLYPSIYFLTDMTQQSGILASKPQELLASNFWNVCFYAHVGLGGIALLSGWSQFFKNIRNKNLRLHRNLGKVYLLAVLLSGLSSLYIAYYTSGGIIAVLGFEALGSLWLFTSAMAYLAIRRGNTDVHENWMIRSYALTFAAVTLRLWLPLFMGAFQMSFVESYRIIAWLCWVPNLLIAQWIIHQKYAKKRQVILAK; this is encoded by the coding sequence TTGCTCAACCCTTCATCAAGAGACAGCATGAATGCCCGCAGACTACTTTGGTTTCTATTTGCCTTCCTTGCCATAGGCGTAGGCCTGTATCCTTCCATTTACTTTCTTACAGATATGACTCAGCAGAGTGGCATCCTGGCTAGTAAACCCCAGGAACTTCTGGCCAGCAACTTCTGGAATGTATGTTTTTATGCCCATGTCGGCTTAGGGGGCATTGCTTTGCTAAGCGGATGGTCCCAGTTTTTTAAGAATATTAGAAACAAAAACCTTAGGTTACATCGTAATTTAGGCAAAGTTTATCTGCTGGCCGTATTGCTCAGCGGACTTTCCAGTCTATACATTGCTTATTACACCTCCGGAGGCATCATAGCAGTGCTGGGCTTTGAAGCCCTGGGCTCACTCTGGCTGTTCACCTCTGCCATGGCTTATCTGGCTATCAGGAGAGGAAATACTGATGTACATGAAAACTGGATGATCAGAAGTTACGCCCTTACTTTCGCCGCAGTAACTCTCAGGCTATGGCTTCCCTTGTTTATGGGTGCCTTCCAAATGTCTTTTGTTGAATCCTACCGTATCATTGCCTGGCTATGCTGGGTGCCCAACCTGCTCATCGCCCAGTGGATCATTCATCAGAAATATGCCAAAAAACGGCAGGTGATATTGGCAAAGTAG
- a CDS encoding IS4 family transposase, producing MRTVQFCELATELNDEVRETSNERRIQAFFKDALLDYQQVAALLSRFLPPGEVSLSLDRTEWDFGQCQVNILCITACVGKVGLPLYFEMLDNKSGNSNYQDRIDLLKQCVRLLGKARIASVIMDREFIGHQWLTWLQKAEIPFCVRVPKHHTITLRNGETYQAEELMAHQSTRYFQNAIVDGVRVNVAIRRLANREMLYVIGTHFAKQLPHIYRKRWTIEVFFQSLKGRGFKLEGSHLRSLDKWKKLFALVCIAFAICLSLGREFLDKTQKVAIKKHGYPAKSTFRRGLDWFRQYLKGKHQADFDRLLKLFLRRVERTGACDYQLINIIG from the coding sequence ATGCGCACTGTGCAATTCTGTGAGTTAGCTACGGAACTGAATGATGAAGTACGAGAGACTTCAAATGAACGGCGCATCCAAGCTTTTTTCAAAGATGCTCTTCTTGATTATCAACAAGTAGCGGCCCTTCTATCTAGGTTTCTACCCCCCGGAGAAGTGAGTCTGAGTCTTGACCGTACGGAATGGGATTTTGGCCAGTGCCAGGTTAATATTTTATGTATCACCGCTTGTGTAGGTAAAGTGGGCTTGCCTTTATACTTTGAGATGTTGGATAATAAAAGTGGGAATAGCAACTATCAAGATCGGATCGATCTACTGAAGCAGTGTGTAAGGCTGCTAGGTAAAGCACGCATCGCTTCAGTCATTATGGATAGAGAATTTATCGGCCATCAGTGGCTGACTTGGCTTCAGAAGGCTGAAATTCCCTTCTGTGTCCGCGTTCCTAAACATCATACTATCACCTTGCGTAACGGTGAAACCTACCAAGCCGAAGAATTAATGGCTCACCAGTCTACACGGTACTTTCAAAATGCTATTGTGGATGGAGTAAGAGTTAATGTAGCTATTAGAAGACTGGCTAACCGAGAAATGTTGTATGTCATCGGTACTCACTTTGCTAAGCAGCTTCCGCACATATATCGCAAACGCTGGACCATAGAGGTTTTCTTTCAAAGTTTGAAAGGACGCGGTTTCAAATTGGAAGGTTCACATTTACGAAGTCTAGACAAGTGGAAAAAACTATTTGCTTTAGTGTGTATTGCTTTTGCTATTTGCCTGTCCTTAGGCAGAGAGTTCTTGGATAAAACACAAAAAGTAGCGATCAAAAAGCACGGCTATCCAGCCAAGAGTACTTTCCGCAGAGGGTTAGATTGGTTCCGGCAGTATTTAAAAGGCAAGCATCAAGCTGACTTTGATAGGCTGCTTAAACTATTTCTGCGAAGAGTAGAGCGAACTGGGGCCTGCGATTATCAACTGATAAATATCATCGGGTAG
- a CDS encoding DUF1593 domain-containing protein gives MRHLLFLFILLPYVSLCQSVNTDKPRVIVSTDIGGSDPDDFQSMVHFLVYADCFDIEGLISSPPHEGRKTHIEEALQAYAKDYPQLRQHGEFPSPEALLQLTKQGAIDSLSTAEPTELSEGAEWIIQKAKEDSAPLYVLVWGSITDVAQAVHADPSIKKNIRVYAIGSWNTRLDPNSRDYLYENHPDLWWIESNTTFRGMYMGGMEEGAYENTAFVEKHVKGHGSLGELFWEKKKDIKMGDTPSVLYLLSGDPADPTDKSWGGTYVKTAHGPHYWTDDPQPELVENDRPGAKTVNHYRKAYLDDWAKRMDWTLKKP, from the coding sequence ATGCGCCACCTGCTCTTTTTGTTTATCCTGCTTCCCTATGTATCACTTTGTCAATCTGTTAATACTGATAAGCCCCGTGTCATTGTGTCCACCGACATTGGAGGCAGCGATCCGGACGACTTTCAGTCTATGGTGCACTTTCTGGTCTATGCTGACTGCTTTGACATTGAGGGCCTGATCAGTTCTCCCCCTCATGAAGGCAGAAAAACACACATAGAAGAAGCTTTGCAAGCTTATGCCAAAGATTATCCGCAGCTCAGGCAACACGGAGAATTTCCCTCCCCGGAAGCTTTGTTGCAACTGACTAAACAAGGTGCCATTGATTCCCTCTCTACTGCCGAACCTACTGAGCTTAGTGAAGGGGCTGAGTGGATTATCCAAAAAGCCAAAGAAGATTCCGCACCACTTTACGTACTGGTTTGGGGCTCTATCACGGATGTAGCCCAGGCAGTACATGCAGATCCTTCTATCAAAAAGAATATCAGGGTTTACGCTATCGGCTCCTGGAACACCCGCCTGGACCCCAACTCCAGAGATTATCTCTACGAAAATCATCCAGACCTCTGGTGGATTGAAAGCAATACTACCTTCAGAGGTATGTACATGGGCGGCATGGAGGAAGGTGCATATGAAAACACCGCCTTTGTAGAAAAACACGTAAAAGGACACGGCTCCTTAGGTGAGCTGTTCTGGGAAAAGAAAAAAGACATCAAAATGGGCGATACGCCTTCCGTATTGTATCTGCTCTCCGGTGACCCTGCTGACCCAACTGATAAAAGTTGGGGTGGCACTTATGTCAAAACCGCACACGGACCTCATTACTGGACCGATGACCCACAGCCGGAACTGGTAGAAAATGATCGCCCTGGCGCAAAGACTGTCAATCACTACCGCAAAGCTTATCTGGATGACTGGGCGAAGCGTATGGACTGGACATTAAAAAAGCCATAA